From the genome of Phycisphaerae bacterium:
ACTTCCAAAATTGTGCCCTGAACTTTAAGGGGTCCGTAATAGCCGGGCCCCTTGGTTCATAAATCCAAAAAATCTACATTTTCGTATTTCGCCAACAGTTATATTACATTATTGTAATTATCGCCAAACACAACAAGCCGAATAAATTTTCCATAACTTATTTATAAATAAACAGTTAAAAGAATTTATACACAAAAAATAACGATTGGCACAATTATTGCAATTAATAATTCAATAGCTATTCATTAACATGGACGACTGCAAAAATTTGAAAAAGTTTTTGCAGAATTATTAATTTTATTAACTCAATTTTAGGACACAAAAAATGACTATGGACACAAAAGTAATGGTAGACACGATGTGGGTTCTGATAACCGCGTTTCTCGTTTTCTTTATGAACCTTGGCTTTGCCGCGGTGGAATCTGGATTTGCGAGAGCAAAAAACTGCGTAAATATCATGTCTAAAAATTTTGTTGTATTCGCAGTCTCCTCGCTGGGGTTCTTATTTATAGGATGGGGAATAATGTTCGGCGACGGTAACGGCTTTTTAGGATTACATGGTCTGTTCTTCGTCGGCGGTGCGGATAATTCGCCTGCAATAGGAGAGGCTTATAAGGGAGTATATTCCGCTATATCCTGGACAGGTGTGCCGTTATGGGCAAAATTTTTCTTCCAATTGGTTTTCTGCGGCACTGCGGCAACCATCGTTTCGGGAGCGGTAGCTGAACGCATCAAATATATAGCATTCATTTTCTTCTCTTTTGTTATGACAATGCTGATTTATCCGGTCATCGGTCACTGGGTATGGGGCGGCGGATGGCTTGCAAAAATGGGAATGTTCGATTTTGCAGGTTCAACGGTCGTGCATAGTGTCGGCGGATGGGCGGCTTTGGCGGGCGTGATAGTGCTCGGACCGCGAATTGGAAAATACGACAATGGTCATATTAAAGCCATACCCGGCCACAATCTTTCGTTGGCAACTATTGGAACATTCGTTTTGTGGTTCGGCTGGTTCGGATTTAATCCCGGCTCTACAATGGCCGCCGACCCCGGAGCAATCGCACACATTGCTGTAACTACCAATACGGCAGCTGCGGCAGCCATTATGAGCGCAACTATACTTTCGTGGCTATTGATGGGCAAACCTGATTTGGGAATGACCCTTAATGGATGCCTTGCAGGGTTAGTCGCAATTACAGCTCCATGTGCATTTGTCAGCGTCGGAAGTTCCCTGGTAATAGGCCTTGTAGCAGGCGTACTGGTCGTGTTGGCTGTAATGATGTTTGACAAATTTCGGCTGGACGATCCGGTAGGCGCTTTATCAGTCCACCTTGTCAACGGCGTATTCGGAACTCTGTGCGTTGGTCTGTTCGCTCAAGACAAACTCACCGGAACCGCAACAGGCAACGGCCTGTTCTACGGCGGCGGTCTTAAACTGCTCGGAGTTCAATTTACTGCTGTGGTTTCAGTCGGCCTGTTCGTATTCATAGTTGCATTGGTAACATGGTCGATTCTGAAAGCTGTTATGGGCATTCGCGTTTCGCGTGAAGAAGAACTGCGGGGCCTTGATATCGGCGAACATGGAAATGAAGCTTACGCAGGATTCCAGGTATTTACTACAGAATAATAACTTAACTATAAATGGAGATATAATATGAAACTTATAATCGCATATATTCAGCCTCACAAGCTTAATGACGTAAAACAATCTCTGTTCAAAGCTGAAGTTTATAAAGTATCCGTAACAAACTCATTAGGCTGCGGACAGCAAAAAGGCTACCACGAGTCGTATCGCGGCGTACCGATTGAAGTGAATCTTCTAAAGAAAGTGCGTCTTGAAATAGCGGTAAATGAAAACTTTGTCGATAGAACTGTAAAGGCAATCATCGACGGCGCAAGAACCGGACAAATCGGAGACGGCAAAATCTTTGTTATTGACCTGCCGGAATGTATAAGAATCCGCACCGGCGAGCGAGGCGGCGAAGCTATCGGTTAAAAACTGACTTAAACAGTCGTCCGTATAAAAGGCACCACTTCCTAAAGTGCCAAGAGATTAGGGACTCGACTCTCCGAGTCCCTGATTCTCTAACAATGTAGAGAAACTACATAAATGTATTTTTTCTGCGTTTAAATCACAAATATGTATAAAACACAAACTCGCTAAATCTGCGACAAATCATTTAACTTTCTTCATAAGCGGCACTTAAGCGGAAATACATAAACTGGCACAATTATTGCATATAACTAAAGAGTAAAATCTGGATTAATTGACTAACTAAAACATTTGCATAATTTGGAAAGGAAGTGGTGCTAATGAAGGTTAGTGTATGCAAACTGATTTGCTGCGCGATTTTTTTGTCACTTACCGCAGATCTGTGTCTTGCCCAGGAAACGACAACTGTTCTCAAAGTTGACAGCGGAGATACCGCATGGGTTCTTATGTCTGCGGCTCTCGTAATGCTGATGACACCGGGCCTGGCGTTCTTCTATGGCGGGCTTGTTAGGCGTAAAAATCACCTCAGTGTTTTAATGCAGTGTTTCATTGCACTGGCGGCTCTTAGCATTCAATGGGTTGTGTTCGGTTACAGTCTGTCTTTTGCACCCGGCAACGGCTTTATGGGAGGCCTGCAATGGTTCGGACTCAAAGGTGTCAGACTCGAACCTTATGCCGCTTACAGCTCGACAATTCCACACCAGGCATTTATGATTTTCCAGGCAATGTTCGCGGTCATTACACCTGCACTTATTATTGGCGCATTTGCAGAGCGAATGAAATTCTCGGCATATCTTATTTTCATATTGTTATGGGCAACGTTTGTATATGACCCAATCACGCACTGGGTCTGGGGCCAGGGCGGATGGCTTAGGGATATGGGCGTTCTGGATTTCGCAGGCGGAACAGTAGTTCACATAAACGCAGGCATCGCGGCTTTAGTTACCGCGTTAATGATAGGTAAAAGGTCCTGTTACGATAAATACGCCATCGCACCGCATAATCTGCCGTTCAGCGTTTTAGGAGCCGCCCTGCTTTGGTTCGGCTGGTTCGGTTTCAATGCCGGCAGCGCACTGGCTGCAAACGGTATAGCCGTAAACGCATTTGTCGTTACCAATACCGCAGGAGCCGCTGCTGCACTGACATGGGCGTTTATCGACTGGAAACTAAACGGCAATCCGACTATGCTCGGTACGATATCAGGAGCAATCGCGGGTCTGGCGGCAATCACACCGGCGGCAGGATTTGTCGGAATAGGAGCGGCCCTGGTAATTGGTGTCGTCGCAAGCATTCTTTGCTTCATCGCCGTAAGTTTCGTAAAACGAAAATTAGGTTATGACGATTCGCTCGACGCCTTCGGTGTGCACGGCATAAGCGGCTTCTGGGGAACATTAGCTGCGGGATTGTTCGCTTCAAAAGCCATAAACCCGGCCGGTGCCGATGGCTTGATGGCTGGAAATCCAAAACAATTTATGACTCAGCTTATCGCGGTAGCCGTGACTTTGGCTTATGCTTTTATTGGAACATACATTATTTATAAATTAATTGATGTAGTCATCGGCGTACGGGCCACTGAGGAAAATGAAGCGATAGGACTCGACCTGACCGAGCACAACGAACGTGCTTATACTATGCTCGAATAAAAGAAAGGGAAACCAAATATGAAACTGGTAATAGCGATAATTCAGCCTCACAGGCTCGAACAGGTAAAAGAAGAACTCTATAAAGAAGAAGTCAATCTCATTACCGTAAGCGAAGTTTTGGGCCACGGCAGACAAAAAGGCGTTACCGAAATTTATCGCGGTATGAAAGAAACCGGCAACCTGCTGCGGAAAATCCGTATCGAAATAGCGATAAACGAAAACTACGTTGAACGGACAATAAAAGCGATTACCACCGGTGCCAAAACAGGCCAGACCGGAGACGGGAAAATCTTCGTTGTCGACCTGCCTGAATGCGTCAGAATCCGGACAGGTGAACGCGGAGGCGAAGCTATAGGCTAAAATAACGAGGCAAATCAACATATTTGTTGATTTATCCGGCAGTTTGAAACAATTATGTAATAATTACAATTTCGTAGATTCACAGAAGAAAATCTACAATTATGTACTTAATGATAATTTTATATTGAAATAAAATATTTTTGTAATATCTTTAACAGCAAGGCGCTACAATAAAATATTGCCGTAAAATCTGGTTGGTATG
Proteins encoded in this window:
- a CDS encoding ammonium transporter → MDTKVMVDTMWVLITAFLVFFMNLGFAAVESGFARAKNCVNIMSKNFVVFAVSSLGFLFIGWGIMFGDGNGFLGLHGLFFVGGADNSPAIGEAYKGVYSAISWTGVPLWAKFFFQLVFCGTAATIVSGAVAERIKYIAFIFFSFVMTMLIYPVIGHWVWGGGWLAKMGMFDFAGSTVVHSVGGWAALAGVIVLGPRIGKYDNGHIKAIPGHNLSLATIGTFVLWFGWFGFNPGSTMAADPGAIAHIAVTTNTAAAAAIMSATILSWLLMGKPDLGMTLNGCLAGLVAITAPCAFVSVGSSLVIGLVAGVLVVLAVMMFDKFRLDDPVGALSVHLVNGVFGTLCVGLFAQDKLTGTATGNGLFYGGGLKLLGVQFTAVVSVGLFVFIVALVTWSILKAVMGIRVSREEELRGLDIGEHGNEAYAGFQVFTTE
- a CDS encoding P-II family nitrogen regulator; its protein translation is MKLVIAIIQPHRLEQVKEELYKEEVNLITVSEVLGHGRQKGVTEIYRGMKETGNLLRKIRIEIAINENYVERTIKAITTGAKTGQTGDGKIFVVDLPECVRIRTGERGGEAIG
- a CDS encoding P-II family nitrogen regulator; its protein translation is MKLIIAYIQPHKLNDVKQSLFKAEVYKVSVTNSLGCGQQKGYHESYRGVPIEVNLLKKVRLEIAVNENFVDRTVKAIIDGARTGQIGDGKIFVIDLPECIRIRTGERGGEAIG
- a CDS encoding ammonium transporter; translation: MKVSVCKLICCAIFLSLTADLCLAQETTTVLKVDSGDTAWVLMSAALVMLMTPGLAFFYGGLVRRKNHLSVLMQCFIALAALSIQWVVFGYSLSFAPGNGFMGGLQWFGLKGVRLEPYAAYSSTIPHQAFMIFQAMFAVITPALIIGAFAERMKFSAYLIFILLWATFVYDPITHWVWGQGGWLRDMGVLDFAGGTVVHINAGIAALVTALMIGKRSCYDKYAIAPHNLPFSVLGAALLWFGWFGFNAGSALAANGIAVNAFVVTNTAGAAAALTWAFIDWKLNGNPTMLGTISGAIAGLAAITPAAGFVGIGAALVIGVVASILCFIAVSFVKRKLGYDDSLDAFGVHGISGFWGTLAAGLFASKAINPAGADGLMAGNPKQFMTQLIAVAVTLAYAFIGTYIIYKLIDVVIGVRATEENEAIGLDLTEHNERAYTMLE